Proteins encoded in a region of the Zea mays cultivar B73 chromosome 2, Zm-B73-REFERENCE-NAM-5.0, whole genome shotgun sequence genome:
- the LOC103646803 gene encoding auxin-induced protein 15A yields the protein MMAMGYFRAPRRLYGRKPAEREHRALLVDEDDQGEAAAAAGAVPKGYFAVYVGAESRRFVVRTSYLSHPAFRELMERAAEEFGFAQAGGLRIPCREEDFQATVAALEQSRRRGGRARGSPAAGPTRWARAS from the coding sequence ATGATGGCCATGGGGTACTTCCGGGCGCCGAGGCGGCTGTACGGGAGGAAGCCGGCGGAGAGGGAGCACCGGGCCCTGCTGGTGGACGAGGACGACCAaggcgaggcggcggcggcggcgggcgcggtGCCCAAGGGCTACTTCGCCGTgtacgtgggcgcggagtcccgGCGGTTCGTGGTCCGCACCAGCTACCTCAGCCACCCGGCGTTCCGGGAGCTCATGGAGCGCGCCGCGGAGGAGTTCGGCTTCGCGCAGGCCGGCGGCCTCCGCATCCCCTGCcgcgaggaggacttccaggccaCCGTCGCCGCGCTCGAGCAGTCCAGGCGTCGCGGCGGCAGGGCTCGGGGGTCGCCGGCGGCCGGACCGACGCGGTGGGCGCGTGCCAGCTAG